In Maylandia zebra isolate NMK-2024a linkage group LG12, Mzebra_GT3a, whole genome shotgun sequence, a single genomic region encodes these proteins:
- the LOC143421401 gene encoding uncharacterized protein LOC143421401, giving the protein MQRSNCTPYPRPSSGAAIKDKRYASWDRDVSEECVCRVVSCLKDLRCEILNNKRQESTWFASWSSWKGGERSGELAGQFIKFKTDAVEIRREYIAKGLCVYLNEDPEKLVKDYLEVDKSIATAIAETVFSICVFRSEGAEPGDDPQDVIIVLEGVEVMGELGNVVFAVTMLLGLVYSLNLSYPLELRYTFEVLQKILMELDAHELYVM; this is encoded by the exons ATGCAGAGGAGCAACTGTACCCCGTACCCCCGCCCTTCGAGCGGAGCTGCCATAAAAGACAAGCGATACGCCTCTTGGGACAGGGATGTGTCGGAGGAATGCGTGTGCAG AGTGGTTAGCTGCCTTAAAGACTTGCGATGTGAGATTCTAAACAACAAGAGGCAGGAAAGCACATGGTTTGCTTCGTGGTCATCTTGGAAAG GTGGTGAAAGGTCTGGAGAGCTGGCAGGCCAGTTCATCAAATTCAAG ACTGATGCTGTTGAAATCAGAAGAGAATACATCGCCAAAGGTCTTTGCGTGTACCTGAATGAAGATCCTGAGAAGCTGGTGAAGGATTACCTG GAAGTTGATAAAAGCATCGCCACTGCCATAGCAGAGACAGTCTTTAGCATCTGTGTCTTTCGATCAGAGGGTGCGGAGCCTGGCGATGACCCTCAGGATGTTATCATTGTTCTAGAGGGGGTGGAAGTGATGGGTGAGTTGGGCAATGTAGTTTTTGCAGTGACAATGTTGCTTGGTCTGGTCTATTCACTGAACCTGAGCTACCCTCTGGAACTCAGGTACACCTTTGAGGTCCTGCAGAAGATTCTTATGGAATTAGATGCACACGAACTATACGTTATGTGA